ACGGAGATCGGCGCGTCGATCCCGGTCGCGAGCGGGACGACGGTGTCGAAGACGAGCGCGACGCTGCCGGCGGTGCCGACGTCGACCGCCACGTCGCCGGCCGGCGACCGGGTCGGCGCGAACGAGAGCGTCTCCGACCCGACTGCGTCGCCGTCGACCGTCGCGTCGGTGAGTTCCGCGGCCGCCTCGACGCAGGCGAGGTGTTGTGGTCGCAGGCCAGGCGACGGCCGGTCGGCGCGGACGCCCGTCATCTCGAACGGTCGACCGGTGAGGCTGGCGAGCGTCAGGGCCGTCCGGAGGAGTTGCCCGCCGCCGGCGGAGCCGTCGAGTTCGAGCGCGTTCATGTGACGACCGTCACGGGCACCGGCGAGCGCTCGATGAGTCCCTTCGCGACGCTGTCGCCGACCGCCTCCCGGTCGGCGGCGCGCCGGTGCCCGACGACGATGGCATCGACCGACGTCTCGTCGGCGAGCGCCGGAAGCACCTCGACCGGGTCGCCGGTGGCCACGTGCGTGTCGGCGTCGACGTCGACGACGGCCGCCCGGTTGGCCGCCTCGTGGAGCAGGTCGTCGCCGGTCGTTCGGGAGTCCTCGATCGCCTCTCGGACGAATCGGGCGCCGTCGTCGCGTTCTCCGTCGTGTGGCGGTTTCGACCCGTCGCCGCCCGTCACGTGGGCCGCCGGCTCGACGACGTACGTCAACAGGAGCGACGCGCCGAGTCGGACGGCCATGTCGAGCGCGTAGTCGAGTGCGTCGGCACCGGCGTCTGTCCCGTCGATGGCGACGAGGAGTCGCATGTCACGTGAGAACAGGGACCGAGTGTACTACAAGGTAGCGGCGCGCTCGGGTCCACGGGCCATGGGCCACGGCCGGCCGGCACGCTCACCGGACGACCGTCACGGGCACCGTCGACCGCTCGACGAGCCCCTTCGCGACGCTCCCGACGAGCCCCTCGTACCGCCCGGAGAGTCCGCGATGGCCCACGAAGAGCCCCTCTATCTCCTCGCGCTCGGTGAGGTCGGGGATGACCTGGAGCGGCGGGCCGTACAGCAGTTCGGTCTCGACGGCGACGCCGGCGTCGCGCGCGTAGTCGGCGGCGTCGGCGAGGACGCGTTCGGCGTCCGCCTCTGCGCCCTCGACGGCCTCGGCGATGAGCCGGCCGGCCGCGTCGTCGAAGCTCGTCGGTTCGTCGCCGCCGGTGTCGACGACGGCCGGTTCGACCGCCTGCACCACGAGCAGGTCGCTGTCGAGTCGGGCCGCGAGATCCGTGGCGTACGCGAGCGCGTGGTCGCTCGCGTCGGATCCGTCGACCGCAACGAGGAACGTCATGGATTGAGATACTCCACGATCGGTAAACTACCTGTCGCCGGTTCCCGGTGAGTGAGGATTCGGCCGGTGAGGGCCGGGAGAGGATTGGAAACGCGCCACCGCGGCGGGTGCGGATGGAGATCCGAAGGTGCGGCTCACTGGAGGGAAACGCGAGCGATCCTCAGCGGACGAGTCGGGAACAGGTGCCGCAGAGGTTCTCCTCTTTGACGTCGACTTCGCGGACCGTCGGCGAGAAGGACATGACGCATTTGGAGTTGTCACAGTGTTCGAGCCCGAGCGTGTGACCGATCTCGTGGACGACCTCCTTGCGGACGCGGTCGGCGAACACCTCGCTGGAGGGCTTCGTCGAGATGCCCCCGTCGGAGGAGGTCTGCAAGCGCGCCGTCGAGATGACAGAGCCGTTTCCGTTGAGGTACGCGAGGCCGAAGACGTAGTTACGGCGGCGGTAGTACAGGTCCTGTGTGGTGATGCCGATGTTCTTCTCGGCGGACCCAGTGCGCGAGGCGAGTTCGATGAACTCCTCGGCGCGGTACTGGTTCCGACTGCGATCGTACGCGCCGTCGGGGATCGACTGTTCCTCGTGGACGGTCACGTCGCAGTCGTAGACGGATCGAAGCGCAGCAGAAGCCTCCCGTTTGACTTGGGCGGGAAGGTCCCCGATCGGCACGATGTCGACGAGCATGCACGGAGTTAAGCGGGGGCCAGTCATAAACATCCCGCCGTGGATCGCTCGACGCAGCCATCGCTCGTGGACTACCTCGCCCGCTACGACAGTCTCGTCGAGGTCGGGATCGGCCGACGGACCGACGTGGCACGGGCGCTCGTCGCCGCCGGCAAGACGGTGACCGCGACGGACGTCCAGCCACGATCCGTCCCGGTGGGAGTCGGGTTCGTCGCGGACGACATCGTCGCCCGCGCGGCCCGAGCGCCCGGCTCGCTCTACGACGTCGACGCGGTGTACGCGCTCAACCTGCCGCCGGAGCTTCACCGCCCCGCCCGCGACGTGGCCCACGCCGCCGGTGCCGAGTTCTGCTTCACCACGCTGGGCGGCGATCAGCCCGCCGTGCCGGTCGAGCGAGTGACGCTCCCACGGGAGACGCTCTACGTCGCGCGGACGCAGTGAGGCCGCGATCCCGACCCCGGATGCTCGCCGCCCTTCTCGAGCGGATCGTCGCCACCGAGCGCCGTGGTCTCCGGTGCTCGAGGCGGTGCGTTGATCACGAAGCGCTCTCGACTGCTCGGTGATGGACGCACTGGTCCACTTCGCCGTCGGTCTCACCGGTGGCCTCCTCGCCCTCCTCCTCGTCGACTGGCATCCACGACGGGAGTTCCTCGCCATGTTCGCAAGCGGCGTGTGGGCGCTGGTCCCAGACGCACACTGGATGGTCCGGGCGGTTGGCTTCGACGGCGTCGCTGACGTCTGGTTCGCGTTCCACCGGAGTCGTCTCGCGAACCTCTGTTGGTTCCACGGCGCTCTCGACCGACGCGAGACCGGACTCCCCAGGGTGGAGATGGGCGTCTCGCTTGCCGTGCTCCTCGTCGTCGTCGGGGTCTACGCGGCGGTCAACGACTGGGGCGGCAACTGACTCCCCTCGCGGCGGTCACGCTCTCGGGAGTCACTCCACGAACCGCGAGCGGAGTTCCGGCGTCGGCACCATACACTGGTCTTTCCGTCCGAACCAGTCGTATCGGCGTTCGGCGACCCGGTCGTACAGCCAGTCGCGGACCCGGCGAGGGAGGAGCCAGCCCACGCGCGCAACCCCGTAGACACCGCCGAGCAGTTCGCAGACGCGGATGGCCGCCGCGGACTTCGTGTACGCCCGCGTGCCCTCGACGAGGACGACCGTCTCCAGGTCGTCCTGCGGGAGATCGAGCCGGTCGAGGACCGCCCGTCCGACATCGGACTGCAGGGAGGCAAAGCGGATCCGTCCGCGGGGATCGCGGTCGATCACGAACTGGACGGCCCCGTTACAGAGGTTGCAGACGCCGTCGAAGAACAGCACCGGACCGTCCTCGACCGCCGCCGCGAGATCGACCGTGCCGGCCTCGCCCTCGTCGCTCGGGACGTCCTCGGTCATGCAGTCTCCTCCACGACGGGCGACTCCTCTCGCTCCCGGTGGATCCACTGGTCGCTCCGCGAGGCGGTGACGTCGACGCCCGGACCGTAGTAGCAGACCGGCTCCGCCTCGGGTTCGGCGAAGCCGTTCGCCGCGAACAGCGTGTTCGCCTCGGTCGTGACGGTCGCCGGGTACAGGGTCCACGGCTCGTGAGCGACGTTCGTGTAACGGAGCGCTCCGTCTCCGGCCTCCGTGTAAAAGCGGTACCGTTCCGTCAGAAACGCCGCCAGCGGGTCCTCGCCCGACTCGAACGCGTCCCCGCTCGGGCGGTAGGTCGCTCGGTAGTGGGCCGGCCGGTCGCCGGGGTGGAGCCGCCGGCTCTCGAAGCGGACGCCGCCCTCGCCGTCGCTCTCCAGCCGAACCCGGGCGTAGTAGTACGGCAGGTGATGAAAGAGCCGCGCGCCGATCACGGACGAAACGCCCTGCGCGTCGAGACTGAAGAAGTAGACGCCCGGTTCGCCGTCGCAGGTGACGTACGTCCGGAGGTTGAGTTCCGGCAGGTCGACGCCGACGGCGGCCGGGAGCCCCTTCGGGCGAACGTCGACGTTCGTGAACGGGACGACCGAGAGCCACGCGTCGCCGTCGAAGGTGTCGACGGCGAGCGGATCGGGGAGGTGCGCGTCGACGACCGCCGGATCCACGGGGTAGTTGGCGAAGAGGAGGTGCCGCCATCCCATCGCGAGAGGGAGAACCATGTTCGTGGTACGGGCCGGTGACGTGTGACTGTTACGCCACGTGACCGATCGATCCAGGCGAAAGCGTGCCACGCGTCGTCTGGGCGGATCGGCGACCACGTCCGACTGTCGTCGGAGAGACCCACCGGAAAAGGTACTCTCGATTGATAAGACGTCTGACGGACTCGCCGGGGCTATGTCAATACGGATGCCTGCCGAGGCTCGGGTAAAACGCACACCGCGTCGTCGTGGAGTGGAGTCCATCATTGGCTACACGCCCTCGATGAACTCGCGGCGGATTTCCATCTTCTCGCGTTCGGTTCGCTCGTCGTAGTGCTGATCCAGTATGTCACCGGAGACGTTCGCCCGGTCAGAGACGACCTCCTGTGCCGACCCAGTCCGTAGGTGATTGGTGATCGATCCGCGCCGAATGCCGTGCGGAGACCGCGAGGATGGACAGCCAGCGCGCTGGCTGTGGTCACGGTATTCGCAGGTCTTCGGGTCCTTGTCGTGAGGACACTCACCGATCTCACACGGCTGGGTCACACGGTAGATCGTTTCGCGAATCGAGCCCTCACTGAGTCGCCCTCGTGAGCTGGTGATCAGCGGCTTCCGACCGTGGTCATCCGTCACGTCCTCGCGGTTGTGTTGGATGTAGTCCTCGATCACGCTGCAGTAGTAGGAGCTGACCGCGATCAAGCGCTCAGCCCTCTTTTTGTTCTTCAGCGGCGTGCCGGACTCCGGACGATGACGGACCTTGAGACACCGACCGTCTCGATCGAGGTCCTCGACATCGAATGACCGGAGCGTTCCCAGTCGGATTCCAGTATGCCAGAGGATCGCAGTAACGACGTGCTCTCGACTGGCGTAGCCGAACCGTTTGAGATGTTCGAGTATCGGTTCTGCTCGGTCGGCCCCAAGATGTTCGTTACGTGCCTCGTCTTCAGGGTCGACTTTCGGTATCTGAACGCGCTCGCGCATCCCCGGCTCGACGGCATCGATGGCCGCGCAGAACTCAAGGAAGACGCGGAAGGTCTGGAGGTAGCCTCGGAGGGTGACAGTCTTCACCCTCTTGCTCGCCCAGACACGATAGCGGTGGATGTCCCGACCCGTGATGGCGTTCATATCCTCGACATCGTACTCATCACAGAATTCGAGGAACTGCTCGAGCCGATATCGTTGATTCTGTTGTGACTTCTCCGAGAGTTCGGGTTCCCGCTCAGCGAGGTACCACTCCACGGCCTCGGCAGGCGTCGTAGGTGTGAGTCCATCGCTCATAGAACCCCGACGCTCAGGTTGTGCCGCTTCGGGAAAGGTACTTCGCCGGCTGTCCGACTCGCTCATAAGCCCTCCTCGAAGGCTTCTAAGATGGTTGAGGATCCATGAAGCTGAGAGCTGACCTCAAAGATAGTGCCGATCTCTCGACGCGTGAGGGGCCTCGTTATCTCACCTTCGGCACTGGTTCGTGCGTTCTGAATTTCGGCGAGGAGTGCCAGTATGTCCTCGACTTCCTTATTTGCGCTCTCGTAGACCTCGGTTTCTCTTTCCGAGAGAGCACCGTGCGTGGCGCGGTTGTAAGCGATTCGTTGTCCGCAGACGTTGTGATCGGTCGGCATTTGTGTGGGTCGGTCGTACCCTGTTACCGGCCGGGTACACCGACGACAACGAGACCGCTGAGAAGGCCGACGAAAACTTATGCCCCATCGGACCGAAGTCCAAGTAGGGATTCGCGGCCTTGCCAACAATCCCGTCACCGTCGTGCCGTGCTTCGAGCGAAGGTGCCCAGGTACCAATTGGAACCTTTGCTCGATTGGTCGCGGCGCGTCGTCTTCTGTCGTGTGCAGCTACAGCACTGTGGTCAGAGGTCCTGTGATGGATCGTACACGGGACCATCCCTGGTCGCGGATGTCCGAGGTTGAGAGGCTGTCTCTTGTGGAGGAGAACGATCCTCCGTAGTGAACGCCTCGAGTTGGTCGGGATTTTCTTGCATGTAGTGCTTGAGAGCACGTCGAATCAGCTCCGACCGAAACGTCCCTTCCGCTTCGGACGCGGTTTCCAGTGCCTCGTTCATCTGCCGCGGTATACGGCAGGAAACGGTTGTTTGCTGCACGAATAGCCGATAGGGTGCGACTGTAAAATAGATTGGTGAACCCAACTATCTGAGGAACCTCTAATTATATTGGTCTTGAAGGAATTGGTCGGGTATGACCGATTTTGATCCAGCCCCCACAGAGGAGGCGCTCAAGAGAGCAAAGCAACGCTGGAAGGGCCGGAAGGATACTTTTGCGCGTGTTTACTACGCCGTGCTTGGATTAGCCGAATATACTCACTACCCAGAAATTGCGGACGTTGCGGATTGTTCCGAGAATTCAGCAAAGAAGCATCTCGATCGACTGGTCGAGATGGGTCTCGTCCAGCGAGATCCCAAGCTAAAGTTGGCCCGATATCGGCGGAATGAGGCATACTTCGAGTGGCTCGATGCTAGTCAGATCGCCCAGGAACTCTCTAGAGAAGAGATACTGGAACGTGTGGAGGAGCTCGAATCACGAAGAGCGGAGTTCGAGGAACAATTTGACGCTACTGATCCCTCCAACATTGGTCTGTTCGACCAATATACCGACCAATCCACCTTCGACCGTTTGAGATCACTCAGCGAATGGCAAAGCATCGATCGGGACATCCAGCTATACAAAATCGCGTTTCATATCGCATCAAACAACGGCCATCTTCTTCCGGTGTAGAGAATATGGCTGAACTACCAAAGATCGTCACCGGGAACGAGGTGGATTTAGAACGGGATTATCTCCCTGATAGAGTGACGCTACGGATCATCAGACAACTCCTCGAAAGTGAACCAGCAATTTCTTGGACGAAGTTTGAGCCACACGACCATCAACCACGGTTAATCCGTGCGGGGATAGATGAATCAGTATCCTCCATGTCACCACGTTCGTTCGAAGTTGAAGTGTGGTGGTTCAAGAAGGGTGACTTTGCGGTCAGGTGTCTAGAAGCGAGCGAAGATTCTAATTGGAGTTGCCGCTGGGATCATTATGACGCCGCTGGGACAATTCAGCCCCATTTTTACCATCCTCCCGACGAACGTTCAAATGAAGCACTATCCGGATTTCCAAGTCATCCACTAGGTATTATGACGGCTGTTCTCAGCAGTATTGAGCAAGTGCTTCAGTCACACGATAGTAGGACGCAGTAGCTTGAAATCGAGCACCGCTACCGCTCGTGACTATCTTTGTAGGTTTTTTCGAGATCATCGTATCTACCTCGACTAACACCACGTCCGATATTCTCCGGCTCCGGTTCTGTGTGGTACTTCCCGGGGGGATATTTTTCGAAGGATTTCGCTACAGGACCGTTCACCTGCGTGAGTACATCTCCTTTGTTCCCACATCGAGAACAAATCAAAGCTTCAATCCTTTCTGGGTTGGGCAGAATCAGATCGAGTTCGCTACATTCTGTACATCTAAACCGCATCGGCGTTCGGAATTTTCCCTCATGTCTGTGGCGCAGTTTCTTGCCCTCTTTCTCTAAAGTATAGGGCTCCATTTCCTGGATATCACTGGCACGGCTTAATCGGGTGAACTCTTCTTCTGGAGCGTTATATTCACAGTTGAGACACAGAATTGTCGTAGCCTCATCAGAACTCTCGATTTTACGGAACAGGAATTTATTTGCCGACTTGCACATTCGACATCGGAAGTCTGACTTCCAGACACGCTCACCCGGTATCTCAAAGCCCTGATTCTTTTGCTCAAACTCCCGGTGCCACTCAATCACCGCATACTCCAACGGCTTTCTTATCGCATCGCGTGCATCAATCCCCGATTTTTGGATGATCTGATTCAACGCATCCATCAGCCAATCAGTGACGCTAATTTTGACTACTTTCGAGTACCGGTCGTCGGACGTCTCCGTATCCTCCGAATCAGTAGAATACTTAGTCATCAGGTTATATTGAATTTCTTCTTCGGTCAAGTGTCACTCTTTCTCTTCCCGTCAAGATATTGGGTTCAAACGTATCTCCGGTTACCCTGAAGAAGGCTCACTCATCGAGCTGCAGGCCCTTTTTATCGAGTTCCTCGAGATATGCCGCAATTTCGCTCGCGGTGTCTCCATCAGTCTTTCCGTCTCCCTCTATGTCCATCCCCGAGTAGCTTCCCAGCAAGCCGAGGCCACCACCCGCGATCGCGCCGTGTTTGCCTGAACCGTCAACATCACTCCGATTTGCGTATGCCGCACCCGCGTTTGCGCCGGCGAGAATTGCTTCAGGATCTGCAGCGTCGATCCACTTTACAAATTCCTCTGGAGCCATCTTCCCCCCGAGATAGGTGAACGCGCCAAGTAGTGATCCTGCAAGTTCCCCATTGATGTTATCCAAGTCTTTATTGGCGTCAGCCATCGCCAAGACATGTTCAGAGAGTTCCGAAGGGTCGACATCTTTGAGGGGCGATCCTTCGATACCACTTGAGTGAAGACCTGCGGCACCACCAAGAACAAGTGTCGCAGCAATCCAGAGCGGTGTCGATCCGGGTGCGGCGACAGCCAATGGGATGCTCGCCCGACTAACATTAAGTCCCCAATTTCCGATCTCCTCTGGGTTGGCATCGCGGAGCGCAGTCCGAGCTGACTGGAGATGCTTATCAGCAGCCTCCTTTGCTTGGCGTGTAGCTTGCTCGGCCGGGGTTTCGACGCTTTGGCGGACCTGTTCGATGCTGGATGAACCAGCGACGACGTCATCCAGTGTTTGGCTCTCTTCGTTATAATTTTCCAATAGTTCATCGAGACCGACAACCAATTCATCTACCGAGTTCGCTTCTGCTGCGAGTGCGTCAGCTTCGTCATGGGCATCATTTGGAAGGCGATCAATCCGAGTTCGCACATCCTGAGCATCGTACTTAATGGAGTCTTCACCGGCGATGGTATAGCCCGCCTCGTCGGAGTCTACCTCAACACCACCGCGAGCAACACCAAATTCATCACGAAGATACAGACTCAGCGCGTCCAGATCGTCCTCACTGTAATCGTTTGAGAGCGGGATTGTGCAGTGTAACGATGGCAATTCAATCACGAATCGATTGTTCGACAAGTTGCTCGAAATCCCGTTGGACACATCGAAATTGGACGCTTGGATTGCGGAGAGTGGGAACTCCTGTACTTGATCACCTGTCTTGTTCCCAGCAATCATTAGCCAGCGTGAATCCGATATGACGTGAACGACGCGGTGTCTGCGAGATCGCTCAAGCGCTTCTGGTGCGCCAGGACCATTGAACTCTGGCACCTGTTTTGATGCGTGAAACAGAAAATGAGGTTGTTCTTCAGGTGAAAGGTATCTATAGACTGGATTGTCGTGCAGCCGTTTGCGCCCCAGTCCAAGATCGGTTTCCATTAAGCGCTCAGGTGTTACAGACTCGTGTTTCGCGCACTCGGCGAGTTCACGAGCACGCTCAATATCTGCATCCTTCATGCTCCTTGTACATACATGAATAATATAATATCTAGGTTGCTCTTATCGTATCTGGTTTTTCGGACATTACTCAAGCCCTCGAGGTAGTCTATCACTATACTGTTGGAGACGAGTGTCGAAGGTCTCCTCTATCGACCTGCCCTACAGTTGACTTGATTTTTTGAGAGTCAGAGACCGGCTATAGGATCGGTTGAAGCCCCAAAACATATGGCTACTATCTCTTACAATACTGTATGGATAGTGAAAATTCAACTTGGTGGAAAATAAACGCCGGGGATGATGGGACATTGAGAAATGCTTGGCTGGATGGCCCAATTATCAGTATCGGATGGTCTGTTGGCGATTTTCGGGAGCTTGATGACCAAGAAATCGTTGAAAAGGATTCTAGTCCGAACTCGCAGTTATCGAAATTTGTGGGTGCTACCACCGGACCAGTCGATGAAGCAATGACTGAGGGAGACCACGTCATTGCATATGCACTGCCTTGTTGAACGCAAGACAGCGTCGGGGTGGGGTTGCTGATCTACAATTTTACGGCGCTAAAGACGGCTTCTCGCCCTCAGAAGATGCAGTAGCTGTCACTCACAGCGGTT
This Salinigranum marinum DNA region includes the following protein-coding sequences:
- a CDS encoding universal stress protein, encoding MRLLVAIDGTDAGADALDYALDMAVRLGASLLLTYVVEPAAHVTGGDGSKPPHDGERDDGARFVREAIEDSRTTGDDLLHEAANRAAVVDVDADTHVATGDPVEVLPALADETSVDAIVVGHRRAADREAVGDSVAKGLIERSPVPVTVVT
- a CDS encoding universal stress protein; translation: MTFLVAVDGSDASDHALAYATDLAARLDSDLLVVQAVEPAVVDTGGDEPTSFDDAAGRLIAEAVEGAEADAERVLADAADYARDAGVAVETELLYGPPLQVIPDLTEREEIEGLFVGHRGLSGRYEGLVGSVAKGLVERSTVPVTVVR
- a CDS encoding archaemetzincin family Zn-dependent metalloprotease — encoded protein: MLVDIVPIGDLPAQVKREASAALRSVYDCDVTVHEEQSIPDGAYDRSRNQYRAEEFIELASRTGSAEKNIGITTQDLYYRRRNYVFGLAYLNGNGSVISTARLQTSSDGGISTKPSSEVFADRVRKEVVHEIGHTLGLEHCDNSKCVMSFSPTVREVDVKEENLCGTCSRLVR
- a CDS encoding UPF0146 family protein gives rise to the protein MDRSTQPSLVDYLARYDSLVEVGIGRRTDVARALVAAGKTVTATDVQPRSVPVGVGFVADDIVARAARAPGSLYDVDAVYALNLPPELHRPARDVAHAAGAEFCFTTLGGDQPAVPVERVTLPRETLYVARTQ
- a CDS encoding thiol-disulfide oxidoreductase DCC family protein; translation: MTEDVPSDEGEAGTVDLAAAVEDGPVLFFDGVCNLCNGAVQFVIDRDPRGRIRFASLQSDVGRAVLDRLDLPQDDLETVVLVEGTRAYTKSAAAIRVCELLGGVYGVARVGWLLPRRVRDWLYDRVAERRYDWFGRKDQCMVPTPELRSRFVE
- a CDS encoding DUF2071 domain-containing protein — its product is MVLPLAMGWRHLLFANYPVDPAVVDAHLPDPLAVDTFDGDAWLSVVPFTNVDVRPKGLPAAVGVDLPELNLRTYVTCDGEPGVYFFSLDAQGVSSVIGARLFHHLPYYYARVRLESDGEGGVRFESRRLHPGDRPAHYRATYRPSGDAFESGEDPLAAFLTERYRFYTEAGDGALRYTNVAHEPWTLYPATVTTEANTLFAANGFAEPEAEPVCYYGPGVDVTASRSDQWIHREREESPVVEETA
- a CDS encoding site-specific integrase: MSDGLTPTTPAEAVEWYLAEREPELSEKSQQNQRYRLEQFLEFCDEYDVEDMNAITGRDIHRYRVWASKRVKTVTLRGYLQTFRVFLEFCAAIDAVEPGMRERVQIPKVDPEDEARNEHLGADRAEPILEHLKRFGYASREHVVTAILWHTGIRLGTLRSFDVEDLDRDGRCLKVRHRPESGTPLKNKKRAERLIAVSSYYCSVIEDYIQHNREDVTDDHGRKPLITSSRGRLSEGSIRETIYRVTQPCEIGECPHDKDPKTCEYRDHSQRAGCPSSRSPHGIRRGSITNHLRTGSAQEVVSDRANVSGDILDQHYDERTEREKMEIRREFIEGV
- a CDS encoding DUF7342 family protein; this encodes MTDFDPAPTEEALKRAKQRWKGRKDTFARVYYAVLGLAEYTHYPEIADVADCSENSAKKHLDRLVEMGLVQRDPKLKLARYRRNEAYFEWLDASQIAQELSREEILERVEELESRRAEFEEQFDATDPSNIGLFDQYTDQSTFDRLRSLSEWQSIDRDIQLYKIAFHIASNNGHLLPV